The sequence TGCAATGGTCACTCTGAAGTCTGCTTCAGAGTCTGAGTGATGTATTAAATAATCTCCctgatgtacatgtatgtgatcaTGTGTGGccaaataatacataataataatgcgCCTCTATTGTGTCTGCATTAGACTAGAGATTTCTTCAACTTGTGATTCCGTTTGAGAAACCACAACTCCCAACATCCCTTGCCGGCCGTAAGTGGACTGATAAGTGCATGAGGATAGGTAGTACAGGTTGGAAATCGATTATTTCCCATTTAATAATCAATATTAAGTTGAGCGTGGACCTTGTCCCTGACACCCTGAGTGTAATCTATAGGACACGTCAGGCTCAGGGGTCAGTCCGCTCATTGTGTTTTATGGTTTCTTGTGCTGAGTCTGCAGATCGTAAAAAGTCAACTCCATAGCATGGAGATTATATCAGTAGGACACTGTCATACCTGTACAGATATAATCTCCATGTATACGGGGTTCTCTGCATCGGCAGTAAAATGGGGATCATGGTGGGACAGGAGGCAGTGGATTATATTCACCTGTTCAGGAGGAGGAGTAACATACTTCTATAGAAGACGGATGACCACTTACCTAGTGTCACCATCTCATACAGCAAGATCCCGAATGACCACCTGTAAAGAAAGACGAGACGGTGAGACTGTGTTATCGCGCTCCCTGACCTCGTAATCACTATCGGACACTTACACGTCACTTTTTTCTGTAATGTTCGCGTCCTTCAGTCGTTCCGGTGACTGCCACTTCAGGGGCACCTGGGTAGCCCTCCGTGTATGGATGGATCCAGTCCGGTGCTGTAAGGCGGCCAGACCCAGACCACAGAGCTGGACGCTCAGATCGTCATGGATGAGGACATTACATGCAGCCACGTAGCCATGGACAAGATCATGGGTCCCCGACAAATATTCCTGAGGAAGAGCTCCCACAAATAAGACATTTCTACAGTCattaccaggggtgtaactagaagctgatgggccccagtgcaaagtctgtgccaggcctccgactataatgtatggtttatagtaatagtcttctcatatggaaagtgacaccataagggccccctaaacctcttgggcctgggtgcgatcgcaacctctgtacTCCCTCAGGTTACGCCCCTGGTCATTACTATAAGCGGTATATACACCCAAAATTTGTGGGGGCAAGTGGCAGAGAGGGAAAAAACAAAGCCAGGACCAGACCCCCTTCTTTCCATCTGAATCTGTTAAATGTAAAGCCTAGGGttctgtctgctctggggtctagtATTCTCCCCCCGTCTATGTCCTGGGGTTACCTACCAGCCCGCTGGCCACTTGTGAGGCCATTGAGTAGACGTCCTTCTCTGTGATCCTGGGGTTGGTCCCCTCTGTGGTTTGCATCCCCTATAGATGAGATAATCACAAATTATTGGGATAAAGAGACAAATGTTAACCCCTTGTGACCCCTCCGCCTGTTATTTGGGGGGATGCAGCGAATTGCATTATATTTTGTAGTGCAACCAGACCATAACATTTCCAGGGAGCCAGGGTCACAGTATAAAACCTCCTAGGGTTATACCCGTCCTTCCCCTCCTGAACCGCGTGACGCCAAAGTCAAACAATGGCGTCTCCCTGCCCGCTGCTAGGCATATGGGGCTACGCTGTGCTATGAACAATCCTATCACTGACTAGTACACATTGTGGCGCTGGTAATCTCACCTTCATAACATGTTCGTTTACATACAGTACAAAGCTCCCGTCCACCTCATGTGAGTTCCTGAGGAAGGTGAGCAGGTTTCCGTAGGACATGGCCTTCATGATGACGCCCTGGGGTCTCTGCTGAGTCTGACACCACAGCATTGTTACTAGACTCTGGTGGTTACAGACGTGCGCATAAAACTTCATGAGGTCGATGAAATCCTGCACTTCTCCGGggctgcaatgctctgcagaggacACATGAGACACAGGTCAGCCTGTGCACCCTTCATATTGTGGGTGATCCCCCCCGGTAACACTCCCCTTACCTGACAGCTCCTTCAGGATGACCTGCTGCCTGCCCTCAGTCTGCCCAGAGCGGCACAGGACGGCCCGACTGATGGGGCCAAAGTGACCATTACATACAAACACCTTGTGCTCCACAATCCAGTCACCGGATAGCTGCTTCTTCTCCAGGATGGGGTCCGGTGCGTCCAGGGAATTCTCATAGACCGCCCCAGCATTCACTGCCCAATCTCCATCTACATCTAGTACAGAGAAAATGAATACAAGTAACTTATATCCACTATAGAGCACTCAGTGCAGTATACATACACTATAGAgcacacagtacagtatacatccactatagagcacacagtgcagtatacataCACTATAGAGCAGACAGTGCAGTATACATACACTATAGAGCAGACAGTGCAGTATACATCCACTATAGAGCAGACAGTGCAGTATACATCCACTATAGAGCATAGAgtgtagtatacatccactatagagcatacagtacaatatacatCCTCCACTATAGAgcacacagtgcagtatacatccactatagagcacacagtacagtatacatcCACTATAGAGCATAGAgtgtagtatacatccactatagagcatacagtacaatatacatCCACTATAGAgcacacagtgcagtatacatcCACTATAGAGCACACAGCGCAGTATACATCCACTATAAAGCACACCGTGCAGTATACATCCACTATAAAGCACACAGTACACTATACATCCACTATAGTGTACACCGTGCAGTATATATCCACTATACAGGAAACCAAGCAGTTTAGATTCACTATAGagcacacagtacagtatatgtccACTATAGAGCACACAGTACAGTCTACATCCACTATAAACTACACCCTGCAGTATATATTCACTATAAAGCACAcagtacactatatatacactatggaCCACACaaagtacaatatatatatacactatggaCCACATAAtgcagtatacatccactacagaGCACACAGTACAATATATATCCACTATAGAGTACacaatacagtatatatctaCTATAGAGCACACAGTGCAATTATCTGCTATAGATAATAAAGTGCAGTATATATCCAGTATAGAGTACACAGTACTGTATATAGCTATCATGGAGCACATAGTACAACATATATCCACTATAGAGCACACGATGCAGTATACATCCACTATAGAGCACACAATACAGTATACATCCACTATAGGGCACACCGTACAGTATATATCCACTATAgagtacacagtacagtatatatccaCTATAgagtacacagtacagtatatatcagCTATGAagcacacagtacagtatatatactatagagctcccagtacagtatatatcagCTATGGAGCACAtgttacagtatatacaatgtTATTATTGCCCTGCAGGTTTCTACCTCTCATCTTGTCTTTCGTTGCTTTTCTTCTCTCCCTCTTTCTGCTGATGGATTTCCATAATATTACGGCGACTATGATGAGGGTGGACCCGGACAGCAGCGCTGGAATGATGATGACGGAATTCTGCCAGCCATTTTCATCTGGGGGAACAGATCACACAATGTGTCACCACAAACATCCCTTAAACATGGTGGGATATATAACCTGTGTATGGACCTGCATGTTGCATCGTGTGCTGTCCAGTACTATACTGCAGGAGTGGGAAGATATGTCATACAGTCACACAGGATCATGCTCCCATATTATTTGTTACCCAGTTTTTATAGAATAGATACTTGTGAAGTGATCACTTACTGCGTTGGAAGTTGTCTGATGAATTCATGGTCAGCTGCTGCGGCTCCTCCATACTTCAGCCCCAAGGCCGCTCGTCAGTCACTGTAGGGGAAGGGGCAGTGATTATCACTGGAAATCTTTATATATAACTCATTTATAAACATTATATAACAGTTTCTATCACATAACATCCCCTCACAGGTGCTGTCTGAAGTCACGTGACTTGTATCACCATGCAAAGCCCCACCCCCGAGGAGCCTCACCACTGCAAAtaccttctttttcttcttttgtggTTAATATTTCAATGCTTCTGCTTGGCAAGTTACACTCGAACACAAGAACAGAGAATGTCTAAGGTCTTTCCTGAACACTCAGTGGAGTAACTTTACTATGCACTGCCTCTGTTTTAGAGTAGATAACAGACGACTGATAACAGGGGACAATAGATTGAATTCACCCGGATTATATTCAGCCTCTTCTTCATGCTGCAGTGGATGATAACGGGGCACATAAGATTGTGCTCACCTTTTCTACAGTCATCCTCTCCAAATGAGTTGAGAACAATAACGGAGGATCTACATAGAGAAGGCAGCCTACAGGTTCATTGCCCTTGAATAGCAGAGCTGGCAGCTGGAGTTACTACAGATGAGAAGATAAACAGAAGGATCAGATAAGACGTCTTCGGTTATGAAGAAGCAGGAGTTTGTCACATGTGCTTTGCCCTCTGCTCCTAGGCTCTCAGCAAATACATAAAAATTAGGATTGGCTTCTTGGAATAAAAAAAAGATACTTATTGTGACAAGACTCCTCAATATGATGAAGATCATAGTGTTAGTGATGATGGATCCTCAGGGTTGTGATGGTGTTGGTAGTGGTGGGGGTTCCAAGGTTAGCCTCAAGATGATAAAGGCTCCTCACGGTTGCGATGGTCTTGGTAGTGATGACCACAAGGTGGTGAAGATGACAGCTGTAGTGATGATGGCTCCTTAGGGTTGTTATGGTATTGGTAGTGATATCGGCTCCTTAGGGTGGTGAAGATGACAGTGGTAGTGATGATGGCTCCTCAGGGTTGTGATGGTGTTGGCAGTGACGACGGCTACTCAAGGTGGTGAAGATGACAGCGGTAGTGATGATGGCTCCTTAGGGTGGTGAAGATGACAGTGGTAGTGATGATGGCTCCTTAGGGTTGTTATGGTATTGGTAGTGACAACGGCTCCGTAGGGTGGTGAAGATGACAGTGGTAGTGATGATGGCTCCTTAGGGCTGTTATGGTATTGGTAGTGATAACGGCTCCGTAGGGTGGTGAAGATGACAGTGGTAGTGATGATGGCTCCTTAGGGTTGTTATGATATTGGTAGTGACAACGGCTACTCAAGGTGGTGAAGATGACAGTGGTAGTGATGATGGCTCCTTAGGGCTGTTATGGTATTGGTAGTGATAACGGCTCCGTAGGGTGGTGAAGATGACAATGGTAGTGATGATGGCTCCTCAGGGTTGTGATGGTGTTGGCAGTGACGACGGCTACTCAAGGTGGTGAAGATGACAGTGGTAGTGATGATGGCTTCTCAGGGTTGTGATGGTGTTGGTAGTGATAACGGCTACTCAAGGTGGTGAAGATGACAGTGGTAGTGATGATGGCTCTTAGGGCTGTTATGGTATTGGTAGTGATAACGGCTCCGTAGGGTGGTGAAGATGACAGTGGTAGTGATGATGGCTCCTCAGGGTTGTGATGGTGTTGGCAGTGACGACGTCTACTCAAGGTGGTGAAGATGATAGTGGTAGAGAGGATGGCTCCTCAGGGTTGTGATTGTGTTGATAATGATGACGGCTACTCAAGGTGGTGAAGTTGATAGTGGTAGAGATGATGGCTCCTCAGGGTTGTGATGGTGTTGGCAGTGACGACGGCTACTCAAGGTGGTGAAGATGACAGTGGTAGTGATGATGGCTCCTTGCGGTTGTTATGGTATTGCTACTTATGACGGCTCCTTAGGGTGGTGAAGATGACAGAGGTAATGATGAAGGCTTCTCAGGGCTGTGCTGGTGTTGGTAATGATGGCGGCTACTCAAGGTGGTGAAGTTGATAGTGGTAGAGATGATGGCTCCTCAGGGTTGTGATTGTGTTGATAATGATGGCGGCTACTCAAGGTGGTGAAGTTGATAGTGGTAGAGATGATGGCTCCTCAGGGTTGTGATGGAGTTTTCATTGTATTGGTAATGATGGCAGTGATTTAGAATCTTCAAATTGGTGAAGATTAAAGTGATATTGAAAGGATTTTCTCGAGGTGGCAGTGAAGATGATGATGGTACAATTTTGATGAGGGAAGTGATTATGATGTTTGTGATGGAGGCTCCTCAAGATGGTGAGGTTGGTAGCAGTAGCGATGGGGCTTCTCAGGGTGGCGTTAATAAAGATTATGATGCTCCTTAAGGTAGTAGTAGAGAACTAGTAAAAGTTTCTCACAGAAGTAGTGGTCATATTAGATGGTGGTGATGAAGGCTCCTCAGGGAGCAGGGTGATGAGGATGGTGGTAGTAGTGAAGGGGGCTCCTCAAATTTTGAGTTAGGCAGCAGAGACAGTGACTTAGGACAGTGACAATAAAAATGGAGAAGATATAGCTCCTCAGGGTGGTGATTATGATGATGGTGGAGATAATTCCTCAAGTTGGTGATGATAATGGTGGTGGGAATTATGATGAAGATAGGACTTCTCATGGTGGTAGTTATAATGATGGCTCCTCAGGACAGTGATACCAATGTTAGTGATAGTTCCCGAGGTAGCAATTATGATGATAACGGTGGAAATAACGCCTCAGGTTGGTAATAATAATGATGGTGGTGATGGAGGTCTCTCAGGGTGATGATGGTAGTGATGCTAATGGTGGAGTCATGATAAGAGGGCTTTCTCTGGTCTCCACATTTATATTCAATGCCTTTATGTGTGCAGTATGCACAGTGACAGGTTACACATATACGGCAGTGTTGTCCCTCCTTGGTTGACACCGGTGGCAGAATCTCTGTTATCAGGTCCCTTTTATCAACAACAGATTTTATATTACGAAAGAGATCAAAGTGCAAGATCTAAGAAGGTGACACCGCCGGCTGCAGGCTGCAGACACAGGCACAAAGCATCTGCACCATTGGATATTCACCAGATGAAAGCTTGAAGGGTTTGTTCATTCTTTAGGCGGTAACGTGATAGGGATTTAGAATGAGTTTGTAACCAGTCATATTTGGGCTGCTCTACGTTAGATAAAATAAAGTTTGTTTTCCAGATACAGCGCCCCGTCTGTGCATGGTCGTGTCCGGTACTGCAGTATATTCAGTTGAATCAGGCAGATGATATATTTGCCTTGTGGAGTATAAAGTGCAACCCaccaaatacactcaccggccactttattaggtacaccatgctagtaacgggttggacccccttttgccttcagaactgcctcaattcttcgtggcatagatacaacaagctgctggaagcattcctcagagattttggtccatattgacatgatggcatcacacagttgccgcagatttgtcggctgcacatccttgatgcgaatctcccgttccaccacatcccaaagatgctctattggattgagatctggtgactgtggaggccatttgagtccagtgacctcattgtcatgttcaagaaaccagtctgagatgattccagctttatgacatggcgcattatcctgctgaaagtagccatcagatgttacagggtacattgtgctcataaagggatggacatggtcagcaacaatactcaggtaggctgtggcgttgtaccaaggggcccaaagagtgccaagaaaatattccccacaccatgacaccaccaccaccagcctgaaccgttgatacaaggcaggatggatccatgctttcatgttgttgacgccaaattctgaccctaccatccgaatgtcgcagcagaaatcgagactcatcagaccaggcaacgttttttccaatcttctactgtccaatttcgatgagtttgtgccaattgtagcctcagtttcctgttcttagctgaaaagagtggcactcggtgtggtcttctgctgctgtagcccatctgcctcaaagtttgacgtactgtgcgttcagagatgctcttctgcctaccttggttgtaacgggtggcaatttgagtccctgttgcctttctatcagctcgaaccagtctgcccattctcctctggcatcaacaaggcatttccgcccacagaactgccgctcattggatgttcttctttttctgaccattctctgtaaaccctagagatggttgtgtgtgaaaatcccagtagatcagcagtttctgaaatactcagaccagcccttctggcaccaacaaccatgccacgttcaaaggcatcagatcacctttcttccccatactgatgctcggtttgaactgcaggagattgtcttgaccatgtctacatgcctaaatgcactgagttgctgccatgtgattggctgattagaaattaagtgttaacgagcagttggacaggtgtacctaataaagtggccggtgagtgtatgtctctgGTAGTAGGTCCGGGCCCCAGAAATGGGATGGGGGCTCCAACAACCTTAATTTGAGCCTGAGTAACACCATATTCACAGTGTATCGATGGCTTCTATGCAGCCCCTTCTGTCAGATTCCCTCCCCcaacatggggggtggggggctttCTCTGTAAACTAGTGATGAGACATTAATACTGTTCATGCTGAATATTTACTTAGCAAACACATTGCAACAGAGAAACGGATCCTAATGGAGAAGTGATACAGAGAGGAAATCACCTGCAATCACACCTTATTGTACCCTGCTATGTTCTATCACACCCATGCACAGTCTTTTGTATCACACTTTCCTATGGATATGTCATCAATATGATGAAcataaaaaatccctttaaggacactctactctcttggttttcttcctttaGTGTATCGTTTTCTGAatctctctgcctcctgctttCTGGAATCCTCAAGGTTCAGTCCTTGGTCTTCTCTCATCCCTCTTAATCTAACCATTTTCAGTGCCATCTTCATgctatatacaatgtacaccGATCATCCTACATATCAGTTTAACACCAAACACaaagacttctcctgagctgcaccagttCTCTAGAATTCACTATCCCAATCAAATAGACCAATACCCAACGTACCCATGTATCAAACATACCCCATACACTTACACCTCTTTAGATAATCTATCTCTTCTCTATTTGCTCCTCTGCTCTACATTATCCAGGCTCAGACCGATCTTGACCCAGTCGGTCTTAAGCTTATTTATTACACTGTGGTACCCCAATCATGAGGGGTTTTTTTTACTTACAGTatctttcggactataaggcgcaccggagtataaggcgcaccatcaataaatgcctgctaaaacgtctaggttcatatataaggcacaccggattataaggcgcacctgattataaggataaatgaccagcaggtggcagacctgtgcacagttcaaggcagctgttgtctgtaagtacagttcatatataaggcgcactggactataaggcgcacctttgatttctgagaaaatcaaaggattcttAGTgtccttataggccgaaaaatacagtatattgctcCATGCATATGTGGCTCACAGACCTTATACAAGCCAATTGTGAGGCCCCACCATAGATTAGGACCACCACCATAGACTAGAGGGTAAGTTCTAGAGGGACAAGACTAGAATGGAATTTTAAGGAATTAAGTGGGAGGATAACATCTACATATAACCTTAAATGCTTTGTTCTAGGCATCTAAATCCAACCCAGACATTAACCCTCGGGACTATGTTACCCTCAGGCCCATACACCAGGTGCATCTGTACATACACAGAGCGGCTGGTGGCAGATCACGCGGCATTATTTATTTCCTTATCTTATGAGCACTTTTGTCTCCCGTCTtcccccttcttcctcatagattgtaagctcttgtcagcAGGGATCCCACAAATGATTTttttctctctgtatatatagcATGATGTAAAGTATGATGGCGCTCCAGTATTATTCCAGTAACACGGTCTGTATGGAGTTGATGTAATGACCCTGAGGCTCCTGGTGATGAGACGGAGGAGGATCTGGATATTACTCGAGTCCCTGGGCTGCTGCTCCAGATGATACAAATATGTTACTGTGCATCGAGGGAGTATGGAGGCCCCAGGGGGTCCTGCACATAATGATGTTACTGCAACaagtaaacacattggggcagatttacttacccggtccattcgcgacccagcggcgcgttctctgcgctggattcgggtccggacgggatttaataaggtagttcctccgacgtccaccaggtggcactgctgcgctgaaaagcatctgaacgcgccggaattcaccgaggccggctgagtgcaggtaagcgcgccccccgatttccgttgcgtgcatgccggtgccgatgtgccacaatccgatcgcgtgcgctaaaatcccggggcaattcaggggaaatcggaaatattcgggtaacacggcgggaaaacgcgaatcgggcgcttagtaaatgacccccattgtatctcatGTGCTCAGTGTTAGGttactagtgatgggaagtccggctcttc comes from Engystomops pustulosus chromosome 6, aEngPut4.maternal, whole genome shotgun sequence and encodes:
- the LOC140134785 gene encoding tyrosine-protein kinase STYK1-like isoform X2 is translated as MEEPQQLTMNSSDNFQRNENGWQNSVIIIPALLSGSTLIIVAVILWKSISRKRERRKATKDKMRDVDGDWAVNAGAVYENSLDAPDPILEKKQLSGDWIVEHKVFVCNGHFGPISRAVLCRSGQTEGRQQVILKELSEHCSPGEVQDFIDLMKFYAHVCNHQSLVTMLWCQTQQRPQGVIMKAMSYGNLLTFLRNSHEVDGSFVLYVNEHVMKGTNPRITEKDVYSMASQVASGLEYLSGTHDLVHGYVAACNVLIHDDLSVQLCGLGLAALQHRTGSIHTRRATQVPLKWQSPERLKDANITEKSDVWSFGILLYEMVTLGSPPYPDLEPSQLPTKLQKHYRMERPAPCGQHLYDVMTNCWQWEAPLRPCFTDVLKQLQNSSVGADGLTPLPPMDALSWAEYLHVAGVPS
- the LOC140134785 gene encoding tyrosine-protein kinase STYK1-like isoform X1, which produces MEEPQQLTMNSSDNFQRNENGWQNSVIIIPALLSGSTLIIVAVILWKSISRKRERRKATKDKMRDVDGDWAVNAGAVYENSLDAPDPILEKKQLSGDWIVEHKVFVCNGHFGPISRAVLCRSGQTEGRQQVILKELSEHCSPGEVQDFIDLMKFYAHVCNHQSLVTMLWCQTQQRPQGVIMKAMSYGNLLTFLRNSHEVDGSFVLYVNEHVMKGMQTTEGTNPRITEKDVYSMASQVASGLEYLSGTHDLVHGYVAACNVLIHDDLSVQLCGLGLAALQHRTGSIHTRRATQVPLKWQSPERLKDANITEKSDVWSFGILLYEMVTLGSPPYPDLEPSQLPTKLQKHYRMERPAPCGQHLYDVMTNCWQWEAPLRPCFTDVLKQLQNSSVGADGLTPLPPMDALSWAEYLHVAGVPS